Genomic window (Marasmius oreades isolate 03SP1 chromosome 3, whole genome shotgun sequence):
GTCACCCTCCATTCATTAACCATAAAAGCCTAAAGCCTTGTTCTGTAATCTGGAACGGGAACAGATTCAAGAACGAGTCTGAACATGCTACTGACTCCTACAAAGCCTGCCTTCCTCCGTCTGACGCCACCGATCCCCTCCAACAGCAATGGATCCGTACAGGATATGGTCAGGGTCCCATTTATCTTTGATAGCCAGCAGCTTATTGTAGTTTGGACCATAAAACGCGTCCTTGAAGTCAGGGTCATTTGGATCGGCCTGAAGATTTTGACCACGTTAGACATACAATCAGAAAGTGAAAGTGACGATGTCTTCAGGTACGACGAACCTCGTTAAGGTAGGATCCTGAACCCGGCGTTAAACTTTTCACAGCCGGCAGAAAATTTCTCGTTAACGTCTCTTGGTCGTGCAGCATCTGCGCCATAGATTCACCATCCTCCAGCAACCTGGTAAAATGGAGAAAATCGTCACTAGGTATGTGAAGCTGAGAGGAGTGGAGGAAATCACAAACAGGGAGAATACAAAATGTCTTTCTGCCTTTCTCCATGCAGGTAAGACGGCGTTCTGGGGATAACCAGCAGCTTCCGGTATGGCCTTCATAACGTTTTCAAATATATTAACTCCCGGATTGTCCACAATAGCTCGGATCGTTTTTTGAACGTTCTTAAGTGTCTCCACATCCTCCCAGAGAGATCTGGGGAGCAGTCGCGACGACATAAGTGCATCCGCAACCGGGAAATTTGTGAGAAACGAGATAGAACTATAGGCTTCAATGTATCCGGGATAGGACTGGACTGCCGAGACATATTTGACTCCGAGCCCATCCAGGGTGTTGAGTAGCGGTTTCAGTAGCGCCGATAGTTCTTCAGAGGTCTTGTTTACTGCAAATATCGGGTATAAGCTAAAAAGCTTGCTGGTGTATCGTGCGATACCAAAGACTTCGTAATCCGTAAGATTCAGAGTACTGGCCTGATACGCATTGAGAGCCTGCCAGAAGACATCTTGGGTATTATCTTCTGATGTGAAATTGAGTGATGCGATCGAGACAGGGAGGTCTTGGTGAGGTCTAATGGTAACAGACCATACAATCCCGTAGGTACCACCTCCCTATACAACATGGCAGGTAAACACACGTAACAAAGTTTGACCTGAACAAAATACAAACATACCCCACCACTCAGTGCCCAGTAGAGGTCTTCATTCTCCGTGGGAGAGGCATGAACAAGTTGGCCATCAGCCGTGATGACCTCGAATTCCAAAGTTTGGTCGGCAGCCAATCCATAGACTGAGCTTAAAGCAGAATGGCCACCGCCTTGGATGTATCCGCCCGCAAAGCCAACCGTCTATGAAGTTCTTCGTGTGAGAGCGCAGAAGAAACAGATGTTGGTCTACGCACCGGACATTCGCCGCTAACGACAACGAGACCTTTTCGACTAGCTTCCTTAGCTAGGTCGATACCAAGAACTCCCGCATGAACTTTGAAGCCAGGACCAGTGTAATAAGATGACCTGTACTCGGGAATCCATGTAATGTTCTGGAGGTTATGCATCCAAACCGACACTGCTCCAGTTCCCGTCGACCTTCCCATGTAACtgaatgacgacgacgatgagtaTCAATTCGCTCAACGAAACATTGGCAAGATACGTACTCGTGTCCAGTATTCTTGACGACAAACCGAATGTTATGTTTCTTCACGAACTGAATGGTTTTGATGACATGTTCAGGTGAGGACACATTGACCGCGTATTGTACGTATGCACCGATTCGGCAGGGGGTATCTCGTGGATCGAAGGGATCACAGCTCTTATTGAGAAAGTTGGGATCCATTATTGACGACGGGTTAGGTTGGCTGAAGAGACATGAGTATTGTTGAACATGGAAAACGCGAGGGCATACGAAAGCAAATGACGCACTGGAACGAGGGAATTCGCCAACTAGTTTGAATAACCTTGCATTGTGCCTCGTCGAACGTCGGGTCGTGACAAGGACTGCCAATTGGGACGGTTTTGATGAGACGGCCGTCAAGAGTGCTATTGAAGGCGTCCCATACATCCTGAGCTGGCCACGAAGAATCGGTAGGTAGAATTCGACACTGAGGTGACTGGGCGACCGCAAGGATAGCAAACGCTACAACAATTTGAACCCCCTTGAGAAGCATGACAGGCAAAAGTCAAGCTTCAAAGAGTGGCCCCAAGGCGTTCCGTTCTTAAATGCACATCGCAACTAAATTGAAGATCCGCCTTCCCAGTTGGTTGCTGCCCAGTCTGCATTGAACACCGAATGTTGTTGATAGCTAATTCCCAAGGGCTTCTACGCTCTGATTCTTCATCAAGTATCGTAAAGTGCGGAGTGAACCGTGCTCCCCGTAGTTTCTATTGACAGCAACTTGGGCGGTAGATTCAATCAAAATCTAGCAGTAAAAGTAAGTAACCAAACGGACAACCAAACGAACATTAAGGTTGAAACGTTGCAATCAATGATTGATGAGTTCGTGATTGCTTGTTACCTGGAGGTGTATCCTAAGCGTACCTTGTTCTGCCTCCGCCGTCGGAAATCTTGCACAAGTTACTTTCGGTCAAGGGATTGTTATGCAAGGAAGAGGACGCGTCACAGTGTGGAAGGTCCAAGCATGTCAGGCACATAATGGCACCGGAAGTTACCGGTTTTGCCACCATGGTCCTTGGTTGATTCCTTCTTGAAACTCCCGCTCACACCCGGGTAGAAACTTTCCAGGAAATTTGAACACTTAAGAATGGACTCAGGTAGCAAACAGGTAGTAACATAACGCCGACGGTGCTTGATCATGGAGATTCAGTCGCGTCTGTCCTACAGAGTCTGCCTTCCTCCGTCTCAAACCATCGATCCCCTCCAACAGCGACGCGACCATACATAATCTGATCAGGATCCCACTTATCTTTGATATGCAGTAACATGTCGTAGTTCGCTCCGTAAAACGCGTCTTTAAAATCAAGATCATTTGAATCCGCCTacaaaaggttgaccgttgTCAGGTAAAAGCCAGCAAGACTGTTTGAAACAAACCTCATTGATATAAGATCCTGTGACTGACGTCAACCTTTTCAAAGCTGCCAGAAATTGTGTTGTTATCGTCTCTCGGTCTTGTAGGATCTGCTGTATAGATTCACCATCCACCAACGGGCTATGAACGGGGAGCAGAAAGCGTCAGTTTCGTACATTAAAGAGATAGAGGGGGGAAACGCACAGGGTGAAAATAAAATGCCTTTCTGCGTCTCTCCATGCAGGCAGAACAGCATTGACAGGATCGCCAGCATTTCTGAGTGTAGCCTTCATAGTAATATCAAACACGCTAGCCCCGCCGTCAACAATCGACCGAATGGTACTTTGAACATTCCCAATTGTCTCATTTGTCTTCCAGAGCGATCTCGGGAGTAAACGTGATCCTATAAGCACGTTCGCGACCTGGAAATTGGCAAGGAACTGAACTGAATTGAGCGCATCTAGGTATCCAGGAAACGTTTGGGTTGCCGTGGTATAATGGACTCCAAGTGAATCTAGCGTGTGGAGCAGAGATCGAAGTATAGCCGCTACTTCTTGAACCGTCAGGTTTACCCCGAATACTGGAAAGAGGCTAAAAGACACGTTATTGTAGACCGCAATAGCCCATGCCCCGCCTTGCATGATATCGGGTGTGCTGGCTTGATATGCATCAATGGCCTTCCAATATAGGTCCTGTGTATTGTCGCCCAAAGTGAAGTTGACCGATCCAATCGTGATCGGGAGGTCTTTATGGGCTTTGACAGTGACAGTCCATACGATCCCATAGGTACCTCCACCCTAAACAACACAGGAGAGTGAGTATAAATGAGGAAAGGCACGCCGAACGAGGCTAACATACACCACCACTCAATGCCCAGAAGAGGTTACTATTCTTCGTGGGAGAGGCGGTTACAAAATCGCCTTGCGTTGTGATCACTTCGAATTCCAAAGTCTGGTCGGCAGCCAACCCATAGGCTGTGCTCAAAGGAGAATGTCCACCACCTTGGATGTATCCTCCTGTAAAGCCCACGGTCTAAATAAGTGCGCGTGAGAGGCAATCGGTAACAAGTCACCGGTCCGCTTACAGGACATGCGCCACTAACCACAACGAGGCCTTGTTTGCTTGCTTTCTCAGTTATCTTAGAACCGGTAACTCCTGCCTGAACTTTGAACGCAGGCCCAGTGTAATTAGACGATTGAAATTCGGGAATCCATGCGATCTCCTGAAGATTGTGCATCCACACGGATACGGCCCCGGTACCTGTCGATCTTCCCATGTAACTGAACGAGGACATTGATCAACTTATCAGTTTGCTCAGGGAAACAAAAAATCGCACTCGTGACCGGTATTCTTGATAACAAACCGAATATTATGTTCCTTCACGAACTGTAGGGTTTGAATGACATCCTCGCGTGAGGATACGTTCACTGCGTATTGAACATATGCGCCGATTTGGCATGGGGTTTCTCGTGGGTCGAAGGGATCACAACTCTTGTTCAGAAAGACAGGATCCGCTATGGAGGATGGATTGGCCTCACTAGAGACAGGTGTTTTAGCACGGTAAATGAGGATTGGTAGAATGGCTCATGACGAACTGAAACTCCGGGCTATGCCAGTTATTTCGAATGACATCGCATTGCGCCTGGTCGAATGTTGGGTCATGACAAGGACTACCGATCGGAACGGTTTTGATGAGACGACCGTCGATCGAAGTATTGAAGGTGTCCCATACGTCTTGGGCAGGCCATGACGAGTCTGAAGGCAGAATTCGACATGAAGGTAGGGATGATTGACCGACCACAAAGGTGGTGAACGCAGACACAACGACACTCTTGAGGAACATGGGAAGGAAAGGTATGGGGAACTTGCAGCAGTGAGGAACGATCCATTTCTAAATAGAAATAGACAACCATTGCCATTGCTATGAATAGTTTGTCAGACCCATTTTTACCGTGTTGATACCGGCGTGAAAAGCAGTAAATTGGAAGGCTGTGGAAATGGAAGAGGAACAAACTCTTTCGAAAGGCCTCCCGTGACATATCGCTACCGAAAATCCTCGGAACCACAGAATAATGGAGGGCCTTGGGAAATTTGTCGAGGCATCTGCCCGCCACCCACGACAGGATTGGGGAACCGAAGATGAAAATCAAGAGGAGAGGGCTAGAACAACATGGAACCAGCTGTGCTACACAAGCACCTGGGAAATATGCCCCTTATCTTTTCTTACTTTCGTTTGTCTTTTCTCTGCTAGACGGTAACACGGAAGTTACTTGGCCCGGATTGTCACATGTGACTGAGTGTTACTGACCTTCAAGTTTCAGCCTGAGACCTGCTTCCATGACAGTACTCGTTCTATTCTGTTAAATAGACAATATACGTAAGTTTAACAGGTatgaagataaaacctaataAATAGAAATAAGAAACTAGGGAGGGGAGAATAAGCTACAGGATTGCATAAATACAAGAATCTACTGGTACGTCAAGTGTCATATATCTGGGTATCTGGAATAGAAAGCGAAATCTTCTTCATGATCATGGACAGTCTATCGAGTCCTACAGAGCCTGCCTTCCGTCGTCTGATGCCATCGATCCCCTCCGACAATGGTGGTGCCATACAAAATCTGGTCGGGATCCCATCTATCCTTGATAGCAAGTAATTTATCGTAATTCGAGCCATAGAAAGACTTCTTGAAATCGGGGTCATTTACATCAGCCTGTGAGATTTTTTCATGTCAGACAAACGATCTGAACGTAAGGAAGATCGTAAACAAACCTCATTATTGTAAGATCCTGAACCTGGTGTGATCCTTTTCAAAGCTGGCATAAACTCCCTTGTTACCCTCTCCTCGTCCTTCAACACCTGCTCCATAGGTTCACCATCAACCAACGGGCTGCGCATATGAATAAAAAATGGTCAGCAATGCTGGTTAATGTCAGAAGAATTAAAGGACGGACAGGGTGAATATGAAATGCCTCTCTGCCTCCCGCCATGCAGGGAGGACAGCGTTTTCGGGGTTGCCCGCAACTTTGAGTGTGGTCTTCAAGAAAAGATCAAACACGTTGGTTCCGCCTTCCACAATAGATCGAATGGTCGTCTGAACACCCTTAAGTTTCTCGCTATCCTTCCAGAGCGACCTCGGGAGCAGCCGAGACCCTTCAAGGACATTTGCGACCTCGAAATCTTGCATAAAGCCGATGGAGGTATACGCGTCGAGATATCCATTGAACAGCTGGGTTCCCGTGACATATTTGACTCCGAGTTTATTTAAGGCACCGAGAAGAGGCTGGAGGAGAGTCGTTACTTCCGCAGAGGTTTTGTTCACCGCAAATACTGGATACAGGCTAAAAAAACTTGCGTCGTAGCGTGCAATACCCCCTATTTGAGCGTTCGTAAGGTTCGGTGTGCTAGCTTGGTATGCATCAAGGGCCTTCCAGAAAACTTCCTGCGTAATACCGTCCAATGTGAAGTTGACCGACGCGATCGTAACCGGGTGATCGTGGTGGGCTTTAACGGTCACAGACCATACGATCCCATAAGTACCTCCACCCTAAACATCACAAGAGAGGTGAGCATACACGGCGGACCGTGAGTCAAGTGAGAAAACATACGCCGCCGCTCAATGCCCAGTAGAGATCTCGGTTCCTCGTAGGTGAGGCACGAACGAATTCGCCTTGAGTTGTTATTACCTCAAATTCTAATGTCTGGTCGGCAGCTAAACCATAGAGCGAGCTCAAAAGAGAATGACCGCCGCCTTGAATATATCCGCCCGCGAAGCCAACAGTCTATACCATCGTACGTGTGAGCGGCGTATAGAAACAAAAGTCGTTGATATACGCACCGGACACACACTATCAATTACAACAGCCCCTCTACGACTAGCTTCCCTAGCTAAGTTGATAGTAAGCACCCCCGCCTGAACTTTGAAGGCCGGCCCTGTGTAAGAATAAGCTTTGAAGCTGGGCATCCATGTAATATCTTGTAGGTGATGCGTCCAGATTGATATGGCTCCGGTCCCTGTAGATCTCCCCAAAtagctgaagaaggaaacaGATGAGCTTGAGTGTACCACTCTCGTGAGAAAACAAAGACACGCACTCATGACCTGTATTCTTGACAACAAACCGAATATTGTGTTTCTTCACGAACTGAATGGTTTGAATGATATGGTCGGGTGAGGAAACGTTCACTGCGTATTGTACGTATGCGCCAATCCGGCAGGGGGTATTCCCTGGATCGAAGGGATCACAAGTCTTGTTCAAAAATATAGGATCCATTACGGAGGATGGACTAAGTTCACTATAACAAACTGATGAGCATGACAAGTGAAAGATTATGAACAGCAGATGACTAACTGAAAAGCGGGGTTTCGCCAATTGCTTCGAACGATATCACATTGTACTTCATCGAATGCCGGTTCATGGCAAGGATGACCGATCGGGACAGTTTTGATGAGGCGGCCGTCGACCGAACGGTTGAAAGCATCCCATACGCCTTGCGCGGGCCACGAAGAGTCTGTAGGTAAAATTCGACATGGAGGTAGGTAATTTCCGACTACAAACGCAGTGTAGGCAaccacagcagcagcagtctTGAGGAGCATAAGGAGGAAAGGCAGCACTATATGTTGGAGTATCCTCGAGCGCCCCGCTTCTAAATACCTTTGTTGCATGTAAATTGATGATGCATGGACTTTGCTAGTTCCAGTGTTCTGCACTCCATGACTAGTCAACTAGTCATTGACCGTAACTAGGACTTTGTGAAGTGATAACAGGCACAGCCAACTACGAAACAGCTTACCGCGAGATGGCCAGCTTTCTGATTTATTTTTGGTCAATCAAATATGCACGGTTAGCAGACAGAACCTGGTGAGAGAAAGCAAATCAGCCCATCAGTCTATCCACTGCGAGCTCCCCTCACTTTACCTGTTTCTCCCCGGTCGCGCACACCGCAGGCACCTATCATTGCAAACGGCGCTGCATCTTGGAATGATGAGCCATTTGGCGAGAAAGGCACGGCACGTCCATCCTAGAAAATTTGGGAGTTGGCAGCCTTCTGTCAGTGTGTTCCAACCGGATTGCGAATGACAGGGATAAGTTCGTGACGGTGTAAAATCATCATGATCCGAGACGCGGTCGACCAAACTTATACTTATTCCCACCACGATGTTCGAAGCCAAACTGTCGTCTTCAACTGCACTGATATTCAAGAAAACATTTGAAAGTACGTATATGCGCCTATATGAGCTCACACCGCATCTATCGTCACTAAGCTGAAACCATTCTCGCAGTCGTGAAAGATCTGATATCGGACACGAACGTCTCCTGCGATGAGGATGGCATTCGGATCCAAGCCATGGACTCTTCACACGTAGCTCTCATTTGTGTCCATCTCAAGGACGACTTCTTCAAACGATATCGGTGTGATCGTCCGGTTACACTGGGAATGAGCATGCCCAGCTTTGTCAAGCTGTTGAAGGCTGCGAAGGACGATGATCGTGTGAAGCTGAGTGTTGAGAATGAGGAAGGGGACGTGCTGAAAGTTGATTATGAAGGCCGCAGTGCGTTTATTTCTTAATTTCATTCTTCCTTTATTTTGCTGATTTTACTCTTGTTAGAATCCAACCGCATATCATCTTATACCCTCAATCTTTTAACAATCGACGGAGACGACCTTAGTATTCCGCTTCAGGAATACCACGCAAAAGTCATTATGCCATCCGTCGAGTTTGCCGGTATTGTGAAAGACCTCATGGCAGTGCACGACAACGTCGCAGTTGATGTGAGCAAAACGGGTTTTAAACTCGAGGCGTCAGGACATCAGGCTACGGGAGAGGTGTGGGTGAAGAGTGACGTGCCCGTAATACCAGTCACCGAAGAGGACGATGGGAGTGAGGACGGAGATGGTCATAGAACCTTggttgaagaggaggaggaagaccaCAAGCCTCCAATAatcaagaaaagaaaggttcACCAAGTTGCTTGAGATTTGTTTTCTTAGCGCCTTGACCCCCCTTCACAGCTTCAAGATTTGACCAACGCGCATACACGTTCTTCACCTGGACCTTCAAGCTCACCTGACAGCAAGCATAAACTTTCTAGTTTGAAGATCAAGCGTAGTCACAGCCAAGGCGACGAAAACGAAGACACCTCAAACGCTCAAACTATCATTCAAGTGACTTCCCGTGTTTCTGGACTTACTTTTAAACTCAAGTACCTGCAAACTATATGCAAGTGTGCAGCGTTAGCGGAGACAGTAGAGCTGTTGTTTAGTCCTGATGTTCCACTTTTGGTATGTTTTTTGTTGGATTTATTCTGAATCGTACCCAATATTGCAAACGTAGGTTCGCTATAACTTGGGCAAAAGTCACGGATACATTCGATATTATCTTGCGCCTCAGATTGGAGATGACGGTTAAACTGACTTGAATTTCCTTTCCGTATCTGccttgttcttttcttcacCCCGTCTCATCGTCGCTCTGCCAGGCTCTCCAGCTGTTTCTCTTGCTCTTGCTTGCTCACGATACTGTACCGCCTAGTGTATTAATGGATTCTGTTTGTCGTCGAATAGGTCCTTCCAAGTGCTGTTTATTCTGTGAACCCATCTCTTGAAGCCCTCGGGAAATTCGTGGAGGCATCCGGCGCATTCACACCAACTGGCCAACCCCGACATATACCAGGCACACCGGTGTTGGAAGATTTCACGGACGcatacgaagatgaacccCGAGTTGACATGGCCACTCCGATCAGCATGACCACCACCGCCAAACCGCCATCCAGGCGTAGGAAACGAACACGCACTCCCCGATCTGACCTCACCATATGCCTCCTTTTCTCCTTTTCGTATCTCATGCATTATGCCTTTCAATGAACGCGACACGCCCTCGCCGTGCACGCCAACCATCATACACAACACTTACACACGACAATACCAACAGCTTCACAACCAAGAGACCAGGGGCCCACAGTTTGGGCAAAGTAGaacagaaggagaaggaatggtagcGTTCTATCGAGCGCTCCCGTGTGTCTTAGCACTAGACGGCTTGTAACACGTAAATCTGCAGaaatttaaaaaaaaaaacccccATCTCTTGATCAGCCTATCCCACGATGTCAGATTcagagatagatagatatgTCCATGAGGCTTAGGTTTCTTTTCATCGTTGACGTTACCCATAATAGCGAAACCTAATACGTAGCACGACGATAGGAATTATAGAGTGCAGATAACGTACTTAGCAACGTCACGCAGGTCTCGGTTAGCATTTCAAAATCCCACACGCTCGAGGTTTACTGTATTACTATAATTGTCGAACCTCGGTTGGGGGAAAATAATACTGACACACAGTCACCCGGGTTCTTTTGGTGACTCTCATCCCCTCAATTTTCCGCGCATTGAATTCGCTATTCATTCTACGCAGGTCAT
Coding sequences:
- a CDS encoding uncharacterized protein (CAZy:AA7) — translated: MLLKGVQIVVAFAILAVAQSPQCRILPTDSSWPAQDVWDAFNSTLDGRLIKTVPIGSPCHDPTFDEAQCKVIQTSWRIPSFHQPNPSSIMDPNFLNKSCDPFDPRDTPCRIGAYVQYAVNVSSPEHVIKTIQFVKKHNIRFVVKNTGHDYMGRSTGTGAVSVWMHNLQNITWIPEYRSSYYTGPGFKVHAGVLGIDLAKEASRKGLVVVSGECPTVGFAGGYIQGGGHSALSSVYGLAADQTLEFEVITADGQLVHASPTENEDLYWALSGGGGGTYGIVWSVTIRPHQDLPVSIASLNFTSEDNTQDVFWQALNAYQASTLNLTDYEVFGIARYTSKLFSLYPIFAVNKTSEELSALLKPLLNTLDGLGVKYVSAVQSYPGYIEAYSSISFLTNFPVADALMSSRLLPRSLWEDVETLKNVQKTIRAIVDNPGVNIFENVMKAIPEAAGYPQNAVLPAWRKAERHFVFSLLLEDGESMAQMLHDQETLTRNFLPAVKSLTPGSGSYLNEADPNDPDFKDAFYGPNYNKLLAIKDKWDPDHILYGSIAVGGDRWRQTEEGRLCRSQ
- a CDS encoding uncharacterized protein (CAZy:AA7), which encodes MFLKSVVVSAFTTFVVGQSSLPSCRILPSDSSWPAQDVWDTFNTSIDGRLIKTVPIGSPCHDPTFDQAQCDVIRNNWHSPEFHEANPSSIADPVFLNKSCDPFDPRETPCQIGAYVQYAVNVSSREDVIQTLQFVKEHNIRFVIKNTGHDYMGRSTGTGAVSVWMHNLQEIAWIPEFQSSNYTGPAFKVQAGVTGSKITEKASKQGLVVVSGACPTVGFTGGYIQGGGHSPLSTAYGLAADQTLEFEVITTQGDFVTASPTKNSNLFWALSGGGGGTYGIVWTVTVKAHKDLPITIGSVNFTLGDNTQDLYWKAIDAYQASTPDIMQGGAWAIAVYNNVSFSLFPVFGVNLTVQEVAAILRSLLHTLDSLGVHYTTATQTFPGYLDALNSVQFLANFQVANVLIGSRLLPRSLWKTNETIGNVQSTIRSIVDGGASVFDITMKATLRNAGDPVNAVLPAWRDAERHFIFTLPLVDGESIQQILQDRETITTQFLAALKRLTSVTGSYINEADSNDLDFKDAFYGANYDMLLHIKDKWDPDQIMYGRVAVGGDRWFETEEGRLCRTDATESP